A DNA window from Syntrophaceae bacterium contains the following coding sequences:
- the gltA gene encoding NADPH-dependent glutamate synthase: METEPKKEKKEKVPRQKMPEQAPQERIANFNEVPLGYSPETAILEAKRCIQCKKPGCIEGCPVDVRIPEFIKRIAEGDFLGAARKLKETNGLPAVCGRVCPQEDQCEKFCILGKKGEPVAIGRLERFAADYERDTNQVVVPEKPAPNGKKIAVVGAGPSGLTIAGDLVKLGYEVTIFEALHKAGGVLVYGIPEFRLPKAIVEAEVDYLRGLGVKIVLNALVGRIKTVDELFEEGYDAVYLAVGAGAPVFMNIPGENLNGIYSANEYLTRSNLMKAYRFPEYDTPIVRGKNVAVVGGGNVAMDSVRTALRLGADNAYIIYRRSETEMPARIEEVHHAREEGVQFKLLTNPVEYLGDKDGWVTGIRCLRMELGEPDASGRRSPVPVVGSEFVIDVDTVVVAVGTMANPIVPSTTPGLETNRWGYIVTKGESGETTRKGVYAGGDIVTGSATVILAMGAGRKAAQAIDAYLSGKK; this comes from the coding sequence ATGGAAACTGAACCGAAGAAAGAAAAGAAAGAGAAGGTTCCCCGGCAGAAGATGCCGGAGCAGGCACCGCAGGAAAGAATTGCCAATTTTAACGAGGTTCCTCTGGGCTATTCGCCCGAAACGGCGATCCTCGAGGCGAAGCGCTGCATCCAGTGCAAGAAGCCGGGGTGCATCGAAGGATGTCCGGTCGATGTGCGGATTCCCGAGTTCATCAAACGGATCGCCGAAGGAGATTTCCTGGGTGCCGCCCGCAAGCTGAAAGAGACGAACGGCCTGCCCGCCGTCTGTGGGAGGGTCTGTCCCCAGGAGGACCAGTGCGAGAAGTTCTGTATCCTGGGGAAAAAAGGCGAGCCGGTGGCCATTGGCCGTCTCGAACGGTTTGCCGCCGATTACGAGCGGGACACGAACCAGGTGGTTGTTCCGGAAAAGCCGGCTCCGAACGGCAAGAAGATCGCCGTCGTGGGAGCGGGCCCTTCCGGACTGACCATCGCCGGGGACCTGGTGAAGCTGGGCTACGAGGTGACTATTTTCGAGGCCCTCCATAAGGCGGGCGGCGTCCTGGTGTACGGAATTCCCGAGTTCCGGCTTCCCAAAGCCATCGTGGAGGCGGAAGTGGACTACCTCCGCGGATTGGGGGTCAAGATCGTCCTGAACGCCCTGGTCGGCCGGATCAAGACGGTGGACGAACTCTTCGAAGAAGGTTATGACGCCGTCTACCTCGCCGTCGGGGCCGGCGCCCCGGTTTTCATGAACATCCCCGGCGAGAATCTGAACGGCATCTATTCGGCCAACGAGTACCTGACCCGCTCGAATCTCATGAAGGCTTACCGGTTTCCCGAGTACGACACGCCCATCGTCCGGGGGAAAAACGTGGCTGTCGTCGGCGGCGGCAACGTGGCCATGGATTCCGTAAGGACGGCCCTGCGCCTGGGGGCGGATAATGCTTATATCATCTATCGGCGAAGCGAGACGGAGATGCCCGCCCGGATCGAAGAAGTCCACCACGCCAGGGAAGAGGGCGTGCAGTTCAAGCTGCTTACCAACCCGGTGGAATATCTGGGCGACAAGGACGGCTGGGTGACGGGGATCCGTTGCCTGCGCATGGAATTGGGTGAACCGGACGCTTCGGGAAGAAGAAGCCCCGTTCCTGTTGTCGGCTCCGAGTTCGTCATCGACGTCGACACGGTGGTCGTTGCCGTGGGGACCATGGCCAATCCCATTGTGCCTTCCACGACCCCGGGTCTGGAAACGAACCGGTGGGGATACATCGTCACCAAGGGGGAGTCCGGAGAGACGACGCGGAAAGGCGTCTATGCCGGCGGCGACATCGTTACCGGTTCCGCCACGGTGATTCTGGCCATGGGGGCGGGCCGCAAGGCGGCCCAGGCGATCGATGCCTATCTGTCAGGGAAGAAGTAG
- a CDS encoding hydrogenase iron-sulfur subunit, with translation MSGQQAKENWEPKIVAIVCNWCTYAGADLAGISRIQYPPNVRIIRVPCTGRINPFYVVKALQEGADGVLVSGCHPGECHYLSGNLSARRKFATLKRFLSYIGLEGDRTIFTWVSASEGERFAKVIKGVTERVTALGPANKLAKKL, from the coding sequence ATGTCTGGACAGCAAGCCAAGGAAAACTGGGAGCCGAAAATCGTGGCCATCGTCTGCAACTGGTGTACTTACGCCGGGGCGGATCTGGCCGGGATCAGCCGGATCCAGTATCCTCCGAACGTTCGCATCATCCGCGTCCCCTGCACGGGACGGATCAACCCCTTCTACGTCGTGAAGGCCCTTCAGGAAGGGGCCGACGGCGTTCTGGTTTCCGGCTGCCACCCCGGTGAATGCCACTATCTGTCGGGCAATCTTTCGGCCCGCCGGAAATTTGCCACACTGAAACGTTTCCTCTCCTACATCGGCCTGGAGGGAGATCGGACCATTTTTACCTGGGTATCCGCCTCCGAAGGGGAACGGTTCGCCAAGGTCATCAAGGGGGTAACGGAGCGGGTGACCGCCCTCGGGCCGGCGAACAAGCTGGCGAAGAAGCTCTGA
- a CDS encoding 4Fe-4S dicluster domain-containing protein → MEKRLIKKDALGGIIRKIGEDGPVFAPVKVEDNVLFKLLEKGEEPLTAFSNSKNAPKNFFFPRTEVMMRYTRTPKGTEFASLEAESGQAVLFGVRPCDARSFVLLDMLFDQEKYKDPFWIDKRNKTTIVALACSRPPYTTCFCTSVGGHPVSSEGADVLLTDLGDQVLAEFITEKGAKLLKYFGDAQADEGAAKKKEEIAAQAEQAISSKIPAKEIKPILDENFEHPFWNTIHQKCLACGTCTYLCPTCHCFDISDEMKYGDGRRLRNWDSCMYPLFTKETSGHNPRMTQKERWRQRTMHKFKYYVDNFNAIACVGCGRCVMYCPVNIDIRKIVQDISTL, encoded by the coding sequence ATGGAAAAACGGTTGATCAAGAAGGACGCCCTCGGGGGCATCATCAGGAAGATCGGTGAGGACGGACCCGTGTTCGCACCGGTGAAGGTGGAGGACAATGTCCTCTTCAAGCTGCTGGAAAAAGGGGAGGAGCCCCTCACGGCCTTTTCCAACAGCAAGAACGCACCGAAGAACTTCTTCTTTCCGCGGACGGAAGTGATGATGCGCTACACGCGGACCCCGAAGGGGACGGAATTCGCGAGCCTGGAAGCGGAAAGCGGACAGGCCGTCCTCTTCGGCGTACGCCCCTGTGACGCCCGGAGTTTTGTCCTCCTGGACATGCTCTTCGATCAGGAGAAGTACAAGGATCCATTCTGGATCGACAAGCGGAATAAAACGACGATCGTCGCTCTGGCCTGCAGTCGTCCGCCCTATACGACCTGCTTTTGTACGTCCGTAGGCGGGCACCCCGTTTCCTCCGAGGGGGCCGACGTCCTGCTGACCGATCTGGGTGATCAGGTCCTGGCTGAGTTCATCACCGAAAAAGGAGCGAAACTCCTGAAGTATTTTGGCGATGCTCAGGCTGACGAGGGAGCCGCGAAAAAGAAAGAGGAAATCGCCGCCCAGGCGGAGCAGGCCATTTCGTCCAAAATCCCGGCGAAAGAAATCAAGCCGATCCTGGACGAGAACTTCGAGCACCCCTTCTGGAACACGATCCATCAGAAGTGTCTGGCCTGTGGAACCTGCACCTACCTGTGTCCGACGTGTCACTGCTTCGACATCAGCGATGAGATGAAGTACGGTGACGGCCGGCGCTTGCGGAACTGGGACTCCTGCATGTATCCGCTGTTCACGAAGGAAACGTCGGGGCACAACCCGAGGATGACCCAGAAGGAGCGTTGGCGCCAGCGGACGATGCACAAGTTCAAGTATTACGTGGACAATTTCAACGCCATCGCCTGCGTGGGCTGCGGGCGCTGCGTGATGTACTGCCCTGTGAACATCGACATCCGTAAAATTGTTCAGGACATTTCGACATTATAA
- a CDS encoding TRAP transporter small permease — MPWRRGYLKTIGYANGIACAGIVAMMLLTCADVILRLVRSPIPGTYEIVGFLGTVVAAFAMGQTSIDKGHIAVEFFTSMLPVRWQLYIEGLEASVGAVLFGLLAWQSAVYARDLQASGEVSLTLAMPISPFAWGIAVGCALLVCVLLVDFVRFARRVVSS; from the coding sequence ATGCCCTGGAGAAGGGGATATCTGAAGACGATCGGCTATGCGAACGGCATTGCCTGTGCGGGCATTGTGGCCATGATGCTCCTGACCTGCGCGGATGTGATCCTTCGCCTTGTCCGTTCTCCCATCCCCGGGACCTATGAGATCGTCGGCTTTCTGGGAACGGTCGTTGCGGCGTTCGCCATGGGTCAGACATCCATTGACAAGGGGCACATTGCCGTGGAGTTTTTTACTTCCATGCTGCCGGTCCGCTGGCAGTTGTACATCGAAGGCCTGGAGGCCTCGGTCGGCGCCGTTCTTTTCGGGCTTCTGGCCTGGCAAAGTGCTGTCTATGCCCGGGATCTGCAGGCCAGCGGCGAAGTGTCCCTGACCCTGGCCATGCCGATTTCACCGTTTGCCTGGGGAATCGCCGTCGGCTGCGCTCTTCTCGTCTGCGTGTTACTGGTCGATTTCGTTCGCTTTGCCAGAAGGGTGGTGTCGTCGTGA
- a CDS encoding sulfide/dihydroorotate dehydrogenase-like FAD/NAD-binding protein, producing MYAVVAAKQLSEAVFRMDILAPEIARKRKAGQFVILKIDEKGERIPLTIVDSDPVRGTITIIYQVVGKTTAAMSALKEGDAFQDVQGPLGNPTEIEVFGHAVCVGGGVGVGVIYPITKALKEKGNRVTSIIGARTKDLIILESEMRAASDELVVCTDDGSYGFNGFVSAVLQQIIDRGEKIDHVFAIGPVPMMRVIANLTRPYAIPTTVSLNPIMVDATGMCGACRVEVGGKTKFTCVDGPEFDGHQVNFDLLASRLRMYCEEEKQSYEKHRCGWNGN from the coding sequence TTGTATGCAGTAGTGGCAGCAAAGCAGTTGTCCGAGGCGGTGTTCCGGATGGACATCCTGGCGCCGGAGATCGCCCGGAAGCGGAAGGCCGGCCAGTTCGTGATCCTCAAGATCGACGAGAAGGGGGAGCGGATTCCGCTGACCATTGTCGATTCGGATCCGGTCCGGGGGACGATCACGATCATCTACCAGGTCGTGGGGAAAACGACGGCGGCCATGTCCGCCCTGAAGGAGGGCGATGCCTTTCAGGACGTCCAGGGCCCCCTGGGAAATCCCACGGAGATTGAAGTCTTCGGCCACGCCGTCTGCGTTGGGGGAGGCGTCGGCGTGGGCGTTATTTATCCCATCACGAAGGCTCTCAAGGAGAAAGGGAACCGGGTGACCTCCATCATCGGTGCCCGGACGAAGGACTTGATCATTCTTGAGAGCGAGATGCGGGCTGCCAGCGATGAACTCGTGGTCTGTACGGATGACGGCAGCTACGGGTTCAACGGATTTGTCAGCGCCGTCCTGCAGCAGATCATTGATCGCGGCGAGAAGATCGATCACGTCTTTGCCATCGGCCCGGTGCCCATGATGAGGGTGATCGCCAACCTCACACGGCCTTATGCGATTCCAACCACCGTCAGCCTCAATCCCATCATGGTGGATGCCACGGGAATGTGCGGAGCCTGCCGGGTGGAGGTCGGGGGCAAAACGAAATTCACGTGTGTCGACGGCCCGGAATTCGATGGGCACCAGGTGAACTTCGACCTTCTGGCAAGCCGCCTCCGGATGTACTGCGAAGAAGAAAAGCAGTCCTACGAAAAACACAGGTGCGGGTGGAATGGAAACTGA
- a CDS encoding 4Fe-4S binding protein → MENIQKKLREEAGRLLEEKKVDVIVGYEAGTLPATATPCFITLPEEAQKLVWNSFCTQNLAKFVHDLISQHRNAQKRVKPEDRKKKVVGVVARGCTSRSIVLCLQERQYNRDEVVILGVPCTGYVERKKLAAALGGEEVLEATVAGDSITVKTPAGEKKLALKDALADCCITCRFNNPVISDVMLGENAAPMDADREYEEVTAFENLPIEERWAYFEKEMAKCIRCYACRQACPSCYCAVCFMDQSQPQWVGIGEDATDTQVFQFMRLYHMVGRCVDCGSCVSVCPMGVDLRKFLKKLDKDCLEMFNNRVGSSMEDVPPLSTYSEHDKDDFIFNP, encoded by the coding sequence GTGGAAAACATTCAGAAAAAGCTGCGGGAAGAGGCAGGTAGACTCCTGGAGGAGAAGAAGGTGGATGTTATCGTCGGCTACGAGGCGGGAACACTGCCCGCAACGGCGACCCCCTGTTTCATCACCCTTCCGGAAGAAGCTCAGAAGCTGGTATGGAATTCCTTCTGCACCCAGAACCTCGCCAAGTTCGTCCATGACCTGATCTCCCAGCACCGGAACGCGCAGAAGCGGGTCAAGCCGGAGGACCGGAAGAAGAAGGTGGTCGGCGTGGTGGCCCGGGGCTGTACGAGCCGGTCCATCGTCCTGTGTCTCCAGGAGAGACAGTACAATCGGGACGAGGTCGTGATCCTCGGCGTGCCCTGTACGGGATACGTGGAACGCAAAAAGCTCGCGGCGGCCCTCGGCGGCGAGGAGGTCCTCGAAGCAACCGTCGCCGGCGACTCGATCACCGTGAAAACGCCCGCCGGCGAAAAGAAACTGGCCCTGAAGGATGCCCTGGCGGACTGCTGCATCACCTGCCGCTTCAACAACCCGGTCATCTCGGACGTGATGCTGGGAGAGAACGCCGCGCCCATGGACGCCGATAGGGAATACGAGGAAGTGACGGCCTTCGAAAACCTGCCGATCGAGGAGCGCTGGGCCTACTTCGAGAAGGAGATGGCCAAGTGCATCCGTTGTTATGCTTGCCGTCAGGCCTGCCCGTCCTGCTACTGCGCCGTCTGCTTCATGGACCAGAGCCAGCCCCAGTGGGTCGGAATCGGCGAGGACGCCACCGACACCCAGGTCTTCCAGTTCATGCGCCTCTATCACATGGTGGGACGTTGTGTGGACTGCGGTTCCTGCGTGTCCGTCTGCCCCATGGGAGTGGATCTGAGAAAGTTCCTCAAGAAACTCGACAAGGACTGCCTCGAGATGTTCAACAACCGGGTCGGCTCCTCGATGGAAGACGTTCCGCCGCTGTCGACCTACAGCGAACACGACAAGGACGATTTTATTTTCAACCCGTAG
- a CDS encoding 4Fe-4S dicluster domain-containing protein, whose translation MKTFLDEVNEKIHGVPIQRCYHCRKCTAGCPLASVMEYNPNKIIKMIQLGKKAEVLGSSTIWLCASCETCITRCPNEVDIARMMDALREMAITSGVGAREKNVLHFHEAFLANIRSNGRINETMMTVNYKLKSGDLFSDAAMGISMFMKGKLALISPKTKDIQSVRGIFDKTKNA comes from the coding sequence ATGAAGACATTTCTCGATGAAGTGAACGAAAAAATCCACGGGGTCCCCATCCAGCGATGCTATCACTGCCGGAAGTGCACCGCCGGCTGCCCCCTGGCCTCCGTCATGGAATACAACCCGAACAAGATCATCAAGATGATCCAGTTGGGCAAAAAGGCGGAAGTACTGGGAAGCTCCACCATCTGGCTTTGCGCGTCCTGCGAGACCTGCATTACCCGCTGCCCGAACGAGGTGGACATCGCCCGCATGATGGACGCACTCCGCGAGATGGCCATCACCTCCGGCGTCGGGGCCCGGGAAAAGAACGTTCTCCATTTCCACGAGGCCTTCCTGGCGAACATTCGCTCCAACGGCCGCATCAACGAGACGATGATGACGGTCAACTACAAGCTCAAGTCGGGAGATCTCTTCTCCGATGCCGCAATGGGGATCAGCATGTTCATGAAGGGAAAGCTCGCCCTGATCTCTCCCAAGACGAAGGATATCCAGTCCGTGCGGGGCATCTTCGATAAGACGAAGAACGCCTGA
- a CDS encoding FAD/NAD(P)-binding protein, translated as MQNPYVPYPVEVIKIVTEVDTKDIKTFRFAFLNKEDEEKFRYIPGQFGELSIFGKGESPIGIASSPTQKGYVEFTVQKAGVVTTALHEMEEGTRMGLRGPLGNSWPIEFLEGKNIVIVGGGFAFTTLRSLINYMIHGDNRKRFGKITVVYGARNPGLLIYKDELETWSKRDDIDLNVTVDKGDAGWKGREGFVPTVCKEVAPSSENAVTVICGPPVMIRFTLPVFFDLGFSKENIITSLEMRMKCGIGKCGRCNVGSKYVCKDGPVFTLAELDKLTKEY; from the coding sequence ATGCAGAATCCATACGTACCCTACCCCGTGGAAGTGATCAAGATCGTCACCGAGGTGGACACCAAGGACATCAAGACCTTCCGCTTCGCCTTCCTCAATAAGGAGGACGAGGAGAAGTTCCGGTACATCCCGGGCCAGTTCGGAGAACTGTCCATCTTCGGCAAAGGCGAATCCCCCATCGGGATCGCGTCTTCTCCCACCCAGAAGGGATATGTGGAATTCACGGTCCAGAAGGCCGGCGTCGTCACCACGGCCCTCCACGAAATGGAGGAAGGCACCCGGATGGGGCTCCGCGGGCCGCTCGGAAATTCCTGGCCCATCGAGTTCCTGGAGGGAAAGAATATCGTCATCGTGGGTGGCGGCTTTGCCTTCACGACGCTGCGTTCCCTGATCAATTACATGATCCACGGGGACAACCGGAAGCGTTTCGGCAAGATCACCGTGGTTTACGGCGCCCGCAATCCGGGACTCCTCATCTACAAGGATGAATTGGAGACATGGTCCAAACGGGACGATATCGATCTCAACGTAACCGTCGACAAGGGAGATGCCGGCTGGAAAGGGCGGGAGGGCTTCGTGCCCACGGTCTGCAAGGAAGTGGCGCCCAGTTCTGAAAACGCCGTGACGGTCATCTGCGGTCCCCCGGTCATGATCCGCTTCACCCTGCCGGTCTTCTTCGATCTCGGCTTCTCCAAGGAGAACATCATCACATCGCTGGAGATGCGGATGAAGTGCGGCATCGGAAAGTGCGGGCGCTGCAATGTCGGCAGCAAGTACGTCTGCAAGGACGGCCCCGTGTTTACCCTGGCGGAGCTGGACAAGCTGACGAAGGAATACTGA
- a CDS encoding AtpZ/AtpI family protein, whose amino-acid sequence MKWDRSDRQSLIQLAYASTVGIAMVLTIFGGLYFGAWLDRRLETGHHYFMFLFLAIGVIVGFRNIYLVIQKSAQDDEPIIRYIKSEPHRKRPSPGKT is encoded by the coding sequence ATGAAATGGGATAGATCAGACAGACAGTCCCTGATTCAGTTGGCCTATGCAAGCACCGTCGGCATTGCCATGGTGCTGACCATTTTCGGAGGGCTCTATTTCGGAGCCTGGCTGGACCGGAGACTGGAAACAGGGCATCATTACTTCATGTTCCTGTTTCTGGCGATCGGGGTAATCGTCGGATTCCGGAACATCTACCTGGTAATTCAGAAAAGCGCGCAGGATGATGAACCCATCATCCGGTACATAAAAAGTGAACCGCATCGAAAAAGACCCTCTCCAGGCAAGACTTGA
- a CDS encoding CoB--CoM heterodisulfide reductase iron-sulfur subunit B family protein, with the protein MKVQYYPGCSLHGTAKEYDQSVKAVSRALGIELKEVEDWSCCGATSAHATNFKLSVALPARNLAAAEKSDLKEVMVPCAACFNRFKSAQHHLAEDAALKTEVEKILGRKVKGTVSVRNPIDIFCKDIGLDVLEGKVARKLTGLKPVSYYGCLLLRPPEVCQFDDYENPVLLDKLLRAMGADVRPWSYKTDCCGGSLTISRTDIVIKMVDKLVAMAREAGANCVVTACPVCMANLDMRASENVRLPVFYFTELVALAMGLQGPSSWFKLHNVDPTPLVSGLGLL; encoded by the coding sequence TTGAAAGTTCAATATTATCCGGGATGTTCCCTCCACGGGACGGCGAAGGAATATGACCAGTCCGTCAAGGCGGTCAGTCGGGCCCTCGGGATCGAGCTGAAGGAAGTGGAGGACTGGTCCTGCTGCGGGGCGACATCGGCCCACGCCACCAATTTCAAGTTGTCCGTGGCCCTGCCCGCCCGGAATCTGGCGGCCGCCGAGAAATCGGATCTCAAGGAAGTCATGGTTCCCTGCGCCGCCTGCTTCAATCGCTTCAAGTCGGCCCAGCACCATCTTGCCGAAGATGCCGCCCTGAAGACGGAAGTGGAAAAGATCCTGGGGCGGAAAGTCAAGGGAACGGTTTCCGTCCGCAATCCCATTGATATCTTCTGCAAAGACATCGGGCTGGATGTCCTGGAGGGCAAGGTTGCCCGGAAACTGACCGGCCTGAAACCCGTTTCCTATTACGGATGCCTCCTTCTGCGTCCGCCGGAAGTGTGCCAGTTCGACGATTACGAAAACCCTGTGCTTCTGGACAAGCTGCTCAGGGCGATGGGTGCGGATGTTCGTCCCTGGTCCTACAAGACCGACTGCTGCGGCGGCAGCCTGACTATCAGCCGGACAGACATCGTGATCAAGATGGTGGATAAACTGGTTGCCATGGCCCGGGAGGCGGGAGCCAACTGCGTCGTGACCGCCTGTCCGGTCTGCATGGCCAATCTGGACATGAGGGCCAGCGAGAATGTCCGCCTGCCCGTCTTCTATTTCACGGAACTGGTGGCTCTGGCCATGGGACTCCAGGGGCCCTCGTCCTGGTTCAAGCTCCACAACGTGGACCCGACTCCCCTGGTGAGCGGGCTGGGCCTCCTGTAG
- the atpB gene encoding F0F1 ATP synthase subunit A — translation MHGEFLFVHIPGVANHVAHTWLIMVLLALCGFLATRGLSVYPGRFQNVMEVIVGALDSLLVDTMGEQGKRFFPLIATLGLFILVSNLLGLVPGFISPTSSLNMTIAMALIVFVLTHVVGVQVQGLKYFKQFLGPVWWLIPLMLPIELISHLSRPLSLSVRLFGNIEGGHIVIIVLLILVPLLIPLPILILKVLISFIQTLVFMLLSMMYIAGAMEEHH, via the coding sequence ATGCACGGTGAATTTCTCTTTGTCCACATTCCCGGCGTTGCCAACCATGTCGCGCACACATGGCTGATCATGGTGCTTCTGGCCCTCTGCGGATTTCTGGCCACGCGCGGACTGTCCGTTTATCCGGGGCGTTTTCAGAACGTCATGGAGGTCATCGTGGGAGCCCTCGATTCCCTGCTCGTTGATACAATGGGGGAGCAGGGCAAACGGTTCTTTCCCCTGATCGCGACACTGGGACTCTTCATTCTCGTTTCGAACCTCCTCGGCCTTGTTCCCGGATTTATCTCGCCAACATCGAGCCTTAACATGACGATCGCCATGGCACTCATCGTTTTCGTACTGACCCACGTTGTGGGCGTCCAGGTGCAGGGTCTCAAGTATTTCAAGCAGTTCCTCGGACCGGTCTGGTGGCTCATCCCGCTGATGCTTCCCATCGAGCTCATCAGCCACCTGTCGCGCCCGCTGTCCCTTTCCGTGCGGCTCTTCGGAAACATCGAAGGCGGACACATCGTGATCATCGTCCTGCTGATCCTGGTTCCGCTGCTGATTCCGCTGCCCATCCTCATTCTGAAAGTGCTGATTTCCTTCATCCAGACACTTGTCTTCATGCTTCTGTCCATGATGTACATCGCCGGGGCCATGGAAGAGCACCATTGA
- a CDS encoding ATP synthase subunit I — MNRIEKDPLQARLEITNWLVLAVCLVVSALLLSSSFTYGILLGGFISIINFHWLDRDLRGIFSNLTGKAKSALLLKYYLRLAVTAVVLYILISQSLVDIIGLLVGLSVVVMNIVLTAVLVFSKKNRVEEVL, encoded by the coding sequence GTGAACCGCATCGAAAAAGACCCTCTCCAGGCAAGACTTGAAATCACCAACTGGCTCGTTCTGGCCGTTTGCCTGGTCGTCAGCGCCTTGCTGCTGTCTTCTTCGTTTACCTACGGAATTCTTCTCGGCGGGTTCATCAGCATCATCAATTTCCACTGGCTGGACCGGGACCTGAGGGGGATATTTTCCAATCTTACGGGAAAGGCGAAGTCCGCCCTCCTGCTGAAATATTACCTGCGTCTGGCCGTTACGGCAGTCGTGCTGTACATCCTGATCAGCCAGTCCCTTGTGGATATCATCGGCCTGCTTGTCGGTCTCTCCGTGGTGGTCATGAACATCGTGCTGACAGCAGTTCTGGTATTCTCAAAAAAAAATCGCGTTGAGGAGGTTTTATAA
- a CDS encoding TRAP transporter substrate-binding protein, whose translation MKRIVWIALAVLLLGVGSGIPAAWAGPTQLTYSIFFPPNHGQKKAADAWAKEVERRTQDRVRIQIFAGGSLTQADQCYDGVVKGISDMCMSAFAYTRGRFPVMEALDLPLGYPNGRTATRAANDFYQKMKPRELDQVKVLYLHAHGPGLLHTVKPVRSLEDLKGMKIRSTGLSAKVITALGAVPVAMPQGSTYESLQKGVVEGTIGPIEVLKGWKQAEVIKYTTDCRNIGYTTAMYVVMNLKKWNSLPADVRKAFEDVSAEWIDVHGKAWDDLDAEGRAFSLGLGNKIIPLSKGQSLRWRKAVNPVIDEYVKTVKTNGVSGKSVVQEAELLIKKAGRSGKK comes from the coding sequence ATGAAAAGAATCGTCTGGATCGCACTGGCAGTCCTGCTGCTGGGGGTAGGCTCCGGCATTCCCGCCGCTTGGGCGGGACCAACCCAATTGACGTACAGCATCTTTTTCCCGCCGAACCACGGTCAGAAAAAGGCGGCCGACGCATGGGCCAAGGAAGTGGAGCGCCGTACGCAGGATCGGGTGAGAATCCAGATCTTCGCCGGGGGATCCCTCACCCAGGCGGATCAGTGCTACGACGGCGTCGTCAAGGGGATCTCCGATATGTGCATGTCCGCGTTCGCTTACACCCGTGGACGTTTCCCCGTCATGGAGGCCTTGGATCTTCCTCTCGGGTACCCGAACGGCCGGACCGCCACGAGGGCTGCCAACGATTTTTACCAGAAGATGAAACCCCGGGAACTGGATCAGGTGAAGGTTCTCTATCTGCATGCCCATGGTCCCGGACTTCTGCATACGGTGAAGCCGGTGCGGTCACTCGAAGACCTGAAGGGAATGAAGATCCGTTCGACCGGTCTCAGCGCCAAGGTGATTACGGCTCTGGGGGCCGTTCCTGTGGCCATGCCCCAGGGATCGACCTATGAGTCCCTGCAGAAGGGTGTTGTGGAAGGGACGATCGGTCCCATTGAAGTCCTCAAGGGATGGAAGCAGGCAGAGGTGATTAAATATACGACGGATTGCCGCAATATCGGATATACAACGGCCATGTACGTTGTTATGAACCTCAAGAAGTGGAATTCTCTGCCGGCAGATGTCCGCAAGGCATTCGAGGATGTCAGCGCCGAATGGATCGATGTCCACGGCAAGGCCTGGGACGACCTTGATGCGGAAGGCAGGGCTTTCAGTCTCGGACTGGGTAACAAGATCATTCCGCTGTCGAAGGGGCAGAGCCTACGGTGGCGGAAAGCCGTCAATCCCGTGATCGACGAATACGTGAAAACGGTCAAAACGAACGGCGTGTCGGGAAAGAGTGTGGTCCAGGAAGCGGAACTCCTGATCAAGAAAGCGGGCCGTTCGGGGAAAAAATAG